A genomic segment from Comamonas terrigena NBRC 13299 encodes:
- the recC gene encoding exodeoxyribonuclease V subunit gamma produces the protein MAAAQQAPDTAWQPGLIALHGNQTEALADTVLAWLAAHPLQALEPETVLVQSNGMAEWFKMRMADTLGVCAAARVELPARFVWRSYRQILGKDAVPRESPLDKTPMIWRLMRLLPQCLALPEFAPIANFLRPGEPQRLLQLAERLADLYDQYQIYRADWLEAWAAGQDVLRNPGRPDVPVPAVQQWQPALWRAVLAELEPHERAATRPALLARVLGALQSGQPPVSPLARRVVVFGMGQMPLSLMQFLSGIAQHSQVLIAVPNPCRFHWADAIDGRELLRQERRRHAHKGGRDLAQIPLEAMHAHAHPLLAAWARQSRDYVRQLDAFDTTSSTAAQWNWPRVDVYDEADAQDLAQAPLLTQVQQRIRDLVPLAEHPPLAIAASDRSIVFHTAHGLVRELEVLHDQLLQLLAQPPGAGQAALAPRDVVVMLPSIEEAAPAVRAVFGQYGRHDARHIPFDIADVGARASSPLVTALQWLLRLPQQRCRLSELCDLLDVPAVADRMGLAADALPQLTQWMAGAGIRWGLNHAQRAQLGLQACGDPNSAWFGLQRMLLGYASGGAMDVPAQAFSGIEPYDEVGGLSAELAGSLASLLQRMLQWWQTAQQPAAPAVWAQRFRMLLEDFFRSRSDEDQALLAALDQALVRWQTACEQAGFEADLPLVVAQEAWLQALSEPALEQRFRAGGVTFCTLMPMRAIPFEVVCLLGMNDGDYPRRASRSDFDLMAQSQQQRPGDRARRDDDRQLMLDALLSARRMLYISWAGRHVRDNSEQPPSVLVSQLRDYLAQGWQGDAAAQGDLLAQRTRQHPLQPFSRRYFEDGSPLHTYAREWHAAHAADSAATAPGMPPLELDPDVPLNLARLADFLRHPARAFLRHRLLVRFEQEDEVVVDDELFQVGGLTAYQLVQQLQQDVVALMAGAAPVDVPQQVALQVQRLARAGRLPLAGVGAREAEALQQQVVPSLRCWQAVMQDWPQTAPRQRVLLREGEVVLDDWLDGLRQRPDAISLGDGERGGHFDQAWFAMDPRTLLDKEGAVRPDKLLGFYVRSLALSATGSPALGCVVARDTVLWALPMAQADAQARLQQLMQLWLQGQNAPLPLPLRTAMAVAAGDLQAAEQAYAGSHVLDGECQDPSWARCYPGWDELLASGALDTLALAAYGPLLDWSSTCLWVDRGTHGVHAGEPSA, from the coding sequence GTGGCAGCAGCGCAGCAAGCACCAGACACAGCATGGCAGCCGGGCCTGATTGCCCTGCACGGCAACCAGACCGAGGCCCTGGCCGATACGGTGCTGGCGTGGCTGGCGGCGCACCCGCTGCAGGCGCTGGAGCCCGAGACCGTGCTGGTGCAAAGCAATGGCATGGCCGAGTGGTTCAAGATGCGCATGGCCGACACGCTGGGCGTCTGTGCCGCTGCGCGGGTCGAGCTGCCGGCACGCTTTGTCTGGCGCAGTTACCGGCAGATCCTGGGCAAGGATGCGGTGCCCCGTGAATCGCCGCTGGACAAGACACCGATGATCTGGCGGCTGATGCGCCTGCTGCCGCAGTGCCTGGCGCTGCCGGAATTCGCCCCCATTGCCAACTTTCTGCGCCCCGGCGAACCCCAGCGCCTGCTGCAGCTCGCCGAGCGCCTGGCCGATCTGTACGACCAGTACCAGATCTACCGTGCCGACTGGCTGGAGGCCTGGGCTGCCGGGCAGGATGTGCTGCGCAACCCCGGCCGCCCGGATGTGCCCGTGCCCGCCGTGCAGCAATGGCAGCCGGCGCTGTGGCGTGCAGTGCTGGCAGAGCTGGAGCCACATGAACGTGCCGCCACCCGCCCGGCGCTGCTGGCGCGGGTGCTGGGCGCATTGCAATCCGGCCAGCCGCCGGTGAGTCCGCTGGCGCGCCGTGTGGTGGTGTTCGGCATGGGCCAGATGCCGCTGTCGCTGATGCAGTTCCTGAGCGGGATTGCGCAGCACAGCCAGGTGCTGATTGCGGTGCCCAATCCCTGCCGTTTTCACTGGGCCGATGCCATCGACGGGCGCGAGCTGCTGCGCCAGGAACGCCGTCGCCATGCGCACAAGGGCGGGCGCGATCTGGCGCAGATCCCGCTGGAAGCCATGCACGCCCATGCCCATCCGCTGCTGGCCGCGTGGGCCCGGCAGAGCAGGGACTATGTGCGCCAGCTCGATGCCTTCGATACCACCAGCAGCACCGCCGCCCAATGGAACTGGCCGCGGGTGGATGTGTACGACGAAGCCGACGCCCAGGATCTGGCCCAGGCACCGCTGCTGACCCAGGTGCAGCAGCGCATCCGCGACCTGGTACCGCTGGCGGAGCACCCGCCGCTGGCGATTGCGGCCAGCGACCGCTCCATCGTGTTCCACACCGCGCACGGCCTGGTGCGGGAGCTGGAGGTGCTGCACGACCAGTTGCTGCAGCTGCTGGCCCAGCCGCCGGGTGCAGGCCAGGCCGCGCTGGCACCACGCGATGTGGTGGTCATGCTGCCGTCGATTGAAGAGGCCGCGCCGGCGGTGCGCGCCGTGTTCGGCCAGTACGGCCGCCACGATGCGCGCCATATCCCGTTCGATATTGCCGATGTGGGGGCTCGCGCCAGCAGTCCGCTGGTCACGGCCCTGCAATGGCTGCTGCGCCTGCCACAGCAGCGCTGCCGTCTGAGCGAGCTGTGCGACCTGCTGGATGTGCCGGCCGTGGCCGACCGCATGGGGCTGGCGGCCGATGCACTGCCCCAGCTCACGCAGTGGATGGCCGGGGCGGGCATCCGCTGGGGGCTGAACCATGCCCAGCGTGCCCAGCTGGGGCTGCAGGCCTGCGGTGACCCCAACAGTGCCTGGTTTGGCCTGCAGCGCATGCTGCTGGGTTACGCCAGCGGCGGGGCCATGGATGTACCGGCCCAGGCATTCTCCGGGATCGAGCCCTACGATGAAGTGGGGGGGCTGAGCGCCGAGCTGGCCGGCAGCCTGGCCAGCCTGCTGCAGCGCATGCTGCAATGGTGGCAGACGGCGCAGCAACCCGCCGCGCCGGCGGTGTGGGCCCAGCGCTTTCGCATGCTGCTGGAGGACTTCTTCCGCAGCCGCAGCGATGAAGACCAGGCCTTGCTGGCCGCGCTGGACCAGGCCCTGGTGCGCTGGCAGACCGCGTGCGAGCAGGCCGGATTCGAGGCCGACCTGCCGCTGGTGGTGGCGCAGGAGGCCTGGCTGCAGGCGCTGTCCGAGCCGGCGCTGGAGCAGCGCTTTCGCGCCGGTGGCGTCACCTTCTGCACGCTGATGCCGATGCGCGCCATCCCGTTCGAGGTGGTGTGCCTGCTGGGCATGAACGACGGCGACTATCCGCGCCGCGCCAGCCGGTCCGATTTCGACCTGATGGCCCAGTCCCAGCAGCAACGCCCGGGCGACCGCGCCCGGCGCGACGACGACCGCCAGCTGATGCTGGATGCACTGCTGTCCGCACGCCGCATGCTGTACATCAGCTGGGCCGGGCGCCATGTGCGCGACAACAGCGAGCAGCCGCCGTCGGTGCTGGTATCCCAGCTGCGGGACTACCTGGCACAGGGCTGGCAGGGCGATGCCGCGGCGCAAGGGGATTTGCTGGCGCAGCGCACCCGGCAGCACCCGTTGCAGCCGTTCAGCCGCCGCTATTTCGAGGATGGCTCGCCGCTGCACACCTATGCCCGGGAATGGCATGCGGCCCATGCCGCGGACAGTGCCGCCACGGCACCCGGCATGCCGCCGCTGGAGCTGGACCCGGACGTGCCCTTGAATCTGGCGCGCCTGGCGGACTTTCTGCGCCACCCCGCCCGGGCGTTTCTGCGCCACCGGTTGCTGGTGCGCTTTGAGCAGGAAGACGAGGTGGTGGTGGACGACGAGCTGTTCCAGGTGGGTGGCCTGACCGCCTACCAGCTGGTGCAGCAGCTGCAGCAGGATGTGGTGGCCCTGATGGCCGGTGCTGCACCGGTGGATGTGCCGCAGCAGGTGGCCCTGCAGGTGCAGCGGCTGGCGCGCGCCGGCCGCCTGCCGCTGGCGGGCGTAGGTGCGCGGGAGGCCGAGGCACTGCAGCAGCAGGTTGTCCCCTCGCTGCGCTGCTGGCAGGCGGTGATGCAGGACTGGCCGCAGACCGCGCCCCGGCAGCGGGTGCTGCTGCGCGAAGGCGAGGTGGTGCTGGACGACTGGCTGGACGGCCTGCGGCAACGGCCCGATGCCATCTCCCTCGGGGACGGCGAACGGGGCGGGCATTTCGACCAGGCCTGGTTTGCCATGGACCCGCGCACGCTGCTGGACAAAGAGGGGGCGGTGCGGCCCGACAAGCTGCTGGGCTTTTATGTGCGCAGTCTGGCGCTGTCGGCCACGGGCAGCCCGGCGCTGGGCTGTGTGGTGGCCCGCGACACGGTGCTGTGGGCGCTGCCCATGGCCCAGGCCGACGCCCAGGCCCGGCTGCAGCAGCTGATGCAGCTGTGGCTGCAAGGCCAGAACGCCCCGCTGCCCTTGCCCCTGCGCACCGCCATGGCGGTGGCCGCCGGCGATCTGCAGGCGGCCGAGCAGGCCTATGCCGGCAGCCATGTGCTGGACGGCGAATGCCAGGACCCGAGCTGGGCGCGCTGCTACCCGGGCTGGGACGAGCTGCTGGCCAGCGGGGCGCTGGACACCCTGGCGCTGGCCGCCTATGGGCCGCTGCTGGACTGGAGCAGCACCTGCCTGTGGGTTGATAGAGGCACACATGGCGTGCACGCTGGGGAGCCGTCCGCATGA
- the recB gene encoding exodeoxyribonuclease V subunit beta, with protein sequence MSTVNASYTSSGHVLDAIRFPLWGSRLIEASAGTGKTWTIAALYLRLVLGHGGEQGFVRPLMPPDILVMTFTRAATRELSDRIRARLIEAVQCFRGEAEPAAHDQFLRELRDAYPQGAVREQAAWRLDMAAQCMDDAAIHTIDAWCQRMLREHAFDSGNLFDEVLEPDESQRQIEAAQDYWRQQCYPLSGELLEQALAVWPHVGALVADMQALLRVPVPPAAGAGTLAACIAAAQAQQTQTLQALAAGWEQKAQDLEDWLDGQLAHHKTAWNGLKLKPANYKGWLQTVRRWAAAPHPDLAAQLKTGATRLVPAGLEEARKGGAPVDLPPASQELAEVLQALAQLPSLRSSLRLHAAAQVQLRLQWLKQQAGTFGFADMLQRLDTALAGDNGPALRASIQAQYPVALIDEFQDTSPLQYRLFDQIYRTRDNSTDSALLLIGDPKQSIYGFRGADIYSYLQARQATAGRHYVLGTNYRSTQALVQAINHWFAGAEQRPGEGAFMFRTSSAQNPLPFEPVAAQGRREVLMEGATSMPALTVVWDGEVSAEPLSSDAIRRRFAVHCADQIVRWLMDASTGYAEDGQPLQRLRPADIAVLVRTGKEAAAVRRALAQRAVASVYLSDQDSVFASDEAQDLLYWLRAVAAPLDALAVRAGLATRLMGWSLEALAQLAADEEAFDAHSEQLKELHGIWLRQGVLAMLRQTLYRFQLPARWLASIGGERRLTNYLHLAELLQTASAQLEGEQALIRWLATEVDSPGGGGEAQIVRLESDADLVKVVTVHKSKGLEYPVVCLPFAGSFRAVEKRGTAYLSLPVQGEAGPARELVLDFDSTQLARADRERLREDLRLLYVALTRPRHALWMGMAPMKRGNGKACVNEQGAAGYVLAGDAVHSVQGWRAQLQALAQGCPEIRVVDAPAELPAVQRWQPPAAAPALRPAQPYAAEFDRRWGIGSFSALTRAMAAVSVPVLPVVALHPADDEVPSTAGDATPPPSDLGLEGLPLPSADTGTAAVWHRFMRGPVVGNFLHDQLEWLAGEGFALPPAPPDEGAAPDELETRLLRRCERAGRKDQGLDVLRWLRAVVHQPLVPLSVSLAQLGQEGAVLAEMEFWLPVQQLSAPRIDALCRQFILPGMERPALPQRELHGMLMGFADLVFCHAGRYWVLDYKTNHLGADARAYSAEALAQAMLEHRYDVQAALYLLALHRLLRSRLGDAYVPAQQLGGALYYFLRGIDGVTQGMQVLPQSPDLLRLLDALDAQLGEEVLP encoded by the coding sequence ATGAGCACCGTGAACGCCTCTTACACGTCCAGCGGCCATGTGCTGGACGCCATCCGCTTTCCGCTGTGGGGCTCGCGCCTGATCGAGGCCAGCGCCGGCACCGGCAAGACCTGGACCATTGCCGCGCTGTATCTGCGCCTGGTGCTGGGCCATGGCGGAGAGCAGGGCTTTGTGCGGCCGCTGATGCCGCCCGACATTCTGGTGATGACCTTCACCCGGGCGGCCACGCGCGAGCTGTCGGACCGCATCCGGGCGCGCCTGATCGAGGCCGTGCAGTGCTTCCGCGGCGAGGCCGAACCGGCAGCGCACGACCAGTTCCTGCGGGAGCTGCGCGACGCCTATCCGCAAGGGGCCGTGCGCGAGCAGGCGGCCTGGCGGCTGGACATGGCGGCGCAGTGCATGGATGACGCGGCCATCCACACCATCGATGCCTGGTGCCAGCGCATGCTGCGCGAACACGCGTTCGACAGCGGCAATCTGTTCGATGAGGTGCTGGAGCCGGATGAAAGCCAGCGCCAGATCGAAGCCGCCCAGGACTACTGGCGCCAGCAGTGCTACCCGCTGTCGGGCGAGTTGCTGGAACAGGCCCTGGCCGTGTGGCCCCATGTCGGCGCACTGGTGGCCGATATGCAGGCCTTGCTGCGCGTGCCCGTGCCACCGGCGGCCGGGGCGGGCACGCTGGCGGCCTGCATTGCCGCTGCCCAGGCGCAGCAGACACAGACCTTGCAGGCCCTGGCCGCCGGCTGGGAGCAAAAGGCACAGGACCTGGAGGACTGGCTGGACGGCCAGCTGGCCCACCACAAAACCGCCTGGAACGGGCTGAAGCTCAAGCCGGCCAACTACAAGGGCTGGCTGCAGACCGTGCGCCGCTGGGCTGCCGCGCCCCACCCGGATCTGGCGGCGCAGCTGAAAACCGGGGCCACCCGGCTGGTGCCCGCCGGTCTGGAGGAGGCGCGCAAGGGCGGTGCGCCGGTGGATCTGCCGCCGGCATCGCAGGAACTGGCCGAGGTGCTGCAGGCCCTGGCGCAGCTGCCCAGCCTGCGCAGCAGCTTGCGCCTGCATGCGGCGGCCCAGGTGCAGCTGCGCCTGCAATGGCTCAAGCAGCAGGCTGGCACCTTCGGCTTTGCCGACATGCTGCAGCGCCTGGACACGGCACTGGCCGGCGACAACGGCCCGGCGCTGCGCGCCAGCATCCAGGCCCAGTACCCGGTGGCGCTGATCGACGAGTTCCAGGACACCTCGCCGCTGCAGTACCGGTTGTTCGACCAGATCTACCGCACCCGGGACAACAGCACCGACAGTGCGCTGCTGCTGATTGGCGATCCCAAGCAGTCCATCTACGGTTTTCGCGGTGCCGACATCTACAGCTACCTGCAGGCGCGGCAGGCCACGGCCGGGCGGCACTATGTGCTGGGCACCAACTACCGCTCCACCCAGGCGCTGGTGCAGGCCATCAACCACTGGTTTGCCGGTGCGGAGCAGCGCCCGGGCGAGGGTGCTTTCATGTTCCGCACCAGCAGCGCGCAGAACCCGCTGCCGTTCGAGCCGGTGGCCGCCCAGGGCCGGCGCGAAGTGCTGATGGAAGGCGCTACCTCGATGCCCGCGCTGACCGTGGTCTGGGATGGCGAGGTCAGCGCGGAGCCGCTGAGCAGCGATGCCATTCGCCGGCGTTTTGCCGTGCATTGCGCCGACCAGATCGTGCGCTGGCTGATGGATGCCTCCACCGGCTATGCCGAGGACGGTCAGCCTTTGCAGCGCCTGCGCCCGGCCGATATTGCGGTGCTGGTGCGCACTGGCAAAGAGGCGGCGGCCGTGCGCCGTGCACTGGCGCAGCGCGCCGTGGCCTCGGTCTATCTGTCGGACCAGGATTCGGTGTTTGCCAGCGATGAGGCACAGGACCTGCTGTACTGGCTGCGTGCCGTGGCTGCCCCACTGGATGCCCTGGCCGTGCGCGCCGGCCTGGCCACCCGGCTGATGGGCTGGTCGCTGGAAGCCCTGGCCCAGCTGGCTGCCGATGAAGAGGCTTTCGACGCCCACAGCGAACAGCTCAAGGAGCTGCATGGCATCTGGCTGCGCCAGGGGGTGCTGGCCATGCTGCGGCAGACGCTGTACCGCTTCCAGCTGCCGGCCCGCTGGCTGGCCAGCATCGGGGGCGAGCGCCGGCTGACCAACTACCTGCACCTGGCCGAGCTGCTGCAGACGGCCAGCGCCCAGCTGGAAGGCGAGCAGGCCCTGATCCGCTGGCTGGCCACCGAGGTCGACAGCCCGGGCGGCGGCGGTGAGGCGCAGATCGTGCGCCTGGAAAGCGATGCCGACCTGGTCAAGGTGGTGACCGTGCACAAGAGCAAGGGGCTGGAGTATCCAGTGGTCTGCCTGCCGTTCGCGGGCAGCTTCCGTGCGGTGGAAAAGCGGGGCACGGCCTATCTGTCGCTGCCGGTGCAGGGCGAAGCCGGGCCGGCGCGGGAACTGGTGCTGGACTTTGACAGCACCCAGCTGGCCCGTGCCGACAGGGAGCGCCTGCGCGAAGACCTGCGTCTGCTGTACGTGGCGCTGACCCGGCCACGCCATGCGCTGTGGATGGGCATGGCGCCGATGAAACGCGGCAATGGCAAGGCCTGCGTCAACGAACAGGGGGCGGCCGGCTATGTGCTTGCCGGCGATGCCGTGCATTCCGTGCAAGGCTGGCGTGCCCAGCTGCAGGCCCTGGCACAGGGCTGCCCGGAGATCCGCGTGGTGGATGCCCCGGCCGAGCTGCCGGCGGTGCAGCGCTGGCAGCCTCCAGCGGCTGCGCCGGCCTTGCGCCCGGCGCAGCCGTATGCGGCGGAATTCGACCGCCGCTGGGGCATTGGCAGCTTTTCGGCGCTGACCCGTGCCATGGCGGCCGTCAGCGTGCCGGTGCTGCCGGTGGTGGCGCTGCACCCGGCCGATGACGAAGTGCCGTCCACGGCCGGCGATGCCACGCCACCGCCATCCGACCTGGGGCTGGAGGGGCTGCCGTTGCCTTCCGCCGACACCGGTACCGCCGCCGTATGGCACCGCTTCATGCGCGGCCCGGTGGTGGGAAATTTTCTGCACGACCAGCTGGAATGGCTGGCTGGCGAAGGTTTTGCCCTGCCGCCAGCGCCGCCTGACGAGGGCGCTGCGCCGGACGAGCTGGAAACCCGGCTGTTGCGCCGCTGTGAACGCGCCGGCCGCAAGGACCAGGGGCTGGATGTGCTGCGCTGGCTGCGTGCCGTTGTCCACCAGCCGCTGGTGCCGCTGTCGGTCAGCCTGGCGCAGCTGGGCCAGGAGGGGGCGGTGCTGGCCGAGATGGAGTTCTGGCTGCCCGTGCAGCAGCTGTCGGCGCCACGCATCGACGCCCTGTGCCGCCAGTTCATCCTGCCCGGGATGGAGCGCCCGGCGCTGCCGCAGCGGGAGCTGCACGGCATGCTGATGGGCTTTGCCGACCTGGTGTTCTGCCATGCGGGTCGTTACTGGGTGCTGGACTACAAAACCAACCACCTGGGGGCCGATGCCCGCGCCTACAGTGCCGAGGCCCTGGCGCAGGCCATGCTGGAGCACCGCTATGACGTGCAGGCTGCGCTCTACCTGCTGGCGCTGCACCGCTTGCTGCGCAGCCGCCTGGGCGATGCCTATGTGCCGGCGCAGCAGCTGGGCGGGGCCCTGTATTACTTTTTGCGCGGTATCGACGGCGTGACACAAGGCATGCAGGTGCTGCCGCAGTCCCCGGATCTGCTGCGCCTGCTGGATGCGCTGGATGCCCAGTTGGGCGAGGAGGTGCTGCCATGA
- a CDS encoding DUF3325 domain-containing protein, whose amino-acid sequence MNTWIALLWGVPAFAALSLAMERHHEQMVGEELGIRRMWLWRAVGTALLLGSLLVCLHGWGLSVAVAAWLGVLTFAALFTGLMLTYAPRQLRTVATVCAVLAVAGLGLLR is encoded by the coding sequence ATGAACACCTGGATTGCGTTGTTGTGGGGCGTGCCGGCGTTTGCGGCCCTGAGCCTGGCGATGGAGCGCCACCATGAGCAGATGGTGGGAGAAGAGCTCGGCATCCGCCGCATGTGGCTGTGGCGGGCGGTCGGTACCGCTTTGCTGCTGGGCTCGCTGCTGGTGTGTCTGCACGGCTGGGGCCTGTCGGTGGCGGTGGCCGCATGGCTGGGCGTGCTGACGTTCGCGGCCCTGTTCACCGGCCTGATGCTGACCTATGCACCGCGCCAGCTGCGCACCGTGGCCACGGTCTGCGCGGTGCTGGCCGTAGCGGGGCTGGGTCTGCTGCGCTGA
- the recD gene encoding exodeoxyribonuclease V subunit alpha, with amino-acid sequence MKAKRVRDVQTLDLFAAPELSVADSLTVLDRFSDAGLLRRLDTALARFVHSQDAAAEPALLVAAAVLAQMEGRGHSCLPLQALVQAPNSVLAWPAEALAAQQALWAQLPSDVAPWLATLARSPVVRVVGRDADAGQPLVLLPGAEPLLYLRRYWDYERTVAEHLARRTTVEGQAVDDAAVRHWLDRLFGPPQPQAPLDWQKLACALALRGRLSVITGGPGTGKTYTAARLLALLFATAPDAQQLRVALAAPTGKAAARLKQSIDAALLQLHDAVQPGLDLKTLVQRMGAARTLHALLGARPDTRHFRHHAGHPLDVDVLIVDEASMVHLEMMAAVLQALPPTARLVLLGDKDQLASVEAGAVLGDLCRGAQDGGYLPDTVAYAQRVAGQSIAPAFTTAQAATPLAQHTVMLRESRRFGGPIGELALAVNAGDAAQAQHLLLEQTRSGLDGALWAHQGGPATAIAAMAVQGRGTQAGYAAYARQLQAGRAARWDSEAAHQDWVRSVLAAFDRFRLLCAVREGDWGVAGLNRAIEQVLERQDLLRKDGEWYLGRPVMVTRNDAQLGVSNGDIGMALPSWADPARLRVYFAQGEQLHAVSTARLAQVETAFAMTVHKSQGSEFEHTALVLAAQGGHVLNRELVYTGITRARQAFSLWSEGPGLLASAIGSPTQRSSGLLRFLGAPPAA; translated from the coding sequence ATGAAGGCCAAACGCGTGCGCGATGTGCAGACCCTGGACCTGTTTGCGGCGCCGGAACTGAGCGTGGCCGACAGCCTGACGGTGCTGGACCGTTTCAGCGATGCCGGCCTGCTGCGCCGGCTGGATACGGCCCTGGCCCGCTTTGTGCACAGCCAGGATGCAGCGGCCGAGCCGGCCTTGCTGGTGGCGGCCGCCGTGCTGGCGCAGATGGAAGGACGCGGTCACAGCTGCCTGCCGCTGCAGGCGCTGGTGCAGGCCCCCAACAGCGTGCTGGCCTGGCCGGCCGAGGCACTGGCGGCGCAGCAGGCGCTGTGGGCCCAGCTGCCCTCGGATGTGGCGCCGTGGCTGGCGACGCTGGCGCGCAGCCCGGTGGTGCGCGTGGTGGGGCGCGACGCCGATGCCGGCCAGCCCCTGGTGCTGCTGCCCGGCGCCGAACCGCTGCTGTATCTGCGCCGCTACTGGGATTACGAACGCACCGTGGCCGAGCACCTGGCCCGCCGCACGACGGTGGAGGGCCAGGCCGTGGACGATGCGGCCGTGCGCCACTGGCTGGACCGGCTGTTCGGGCCGCCGCAGCCGCAGGCGCCCCTGGACTGGCAGAAACTGGCCTGTGCGCTGGCGCTGCGCGGGCGGCTGTCGGTCATCACCGGGGGGCCGGGCACGGGCAAGACCTATACCGCCGCGCGCCTGCTGGCGCTGCTGTTTGCCACGGCGCCCGATGCGCAGCAGCTGCGCGTGGCGCTGGCGGCGCCCACGGGCAAGGCGGCCGCGCGGCTCAAGCAGTCCATCGATGCGGCACTGCTGCAGTTGCACGACGCGGTGCAGCCCGGACTGGACCTGAAGACGCTGGTGCAGCGCATGGGCGCCGCCCGCACCTTGCACGCGCTGCTGGGCGCACGGCCGGACACCCGGCATTTCCGCCACCATGCAGGCCATCCGCTGGATGTGGACGTGCTCATCGTCGATGAGGCATCCATGGTGCACCTGGAAATGATGGCGGCGGTGCTGCAGGCGCTGCCGCCCACCGCGCGGCTGGTGCTGCTGGGCGACAAGGACCAGCTGGCCTCGGTGGAGGCCGGCGCCGTGCTGGGCGACCTGTGCCGTGGCGCGCAGGACGGCGGCTACCTGCCCGACACCGTGGCCTATGCGCAGCGCGTGGCGGGGCAGAGCATTGCGCCCGCCTTCACCACGGCGCAGGCCGCCACGCCCCTGGCCCAGCACACCGTCATGCTGCGCGAAAGCCGGCGTTTTGGCGGGCCTATCGGTGAGTTGGCGCTGGCCGTGAATGCGGGCGATGCGGCGCAGGCGCAGCACCTGCTGCTGGAGCAGACCCGCAGCGGGCTGGACGGTGCGCTGTGGGCCCACCAGGGCGGTCCGGCCACGGCCATTGCCGCCATGGCGGTGCAGGGCCGGGGTACGCAGGCCGGCTATGCCGCCTACGCCCGCCAGCTGCAGGCCGGGCGTGCCGCGCGCTGGGACAGCGAGGCCGCGCACCAGGACTGGGTGCGTTCGGTGCTGGCGGCGTTCGACCGCTTTCGCCTGCTGTGTGCGGTGCGTGAGGGCGACTGGGGCGTGGCCGGACTGAACCGTGCCATCGAACAGGTGCTGGAGCGGCAGGACCTGCTGCGCAAGGATGGCGAGTGGTACCTGGGCCGGCCGGTGATGGTGACGCGCAATGACGCGCAGCTGGGCGTATCCAACGGCGACATCGGCATGGCCCTGCCCAGCTGGGCCGATCCCGCGCGCCTGCGCGTCTACTTTGCGCAAGGCGAGCAATTGCATGCCGTCAGCACCGCGCGGCTGGCGCAGGTGGAAACGGCGTTTGCGATGACGGTGCACAAAAGCCAGGGCTCGGAGTTCGAACACACGGCCCTGGTGCTGGCCGCGCAGGGCGGCCATGTGCTGAACCGCGAGCTGGTCTACACCGGCATCACACGCGCGCGCCAGGCGTTTTCGCTGTGGTCCGAAGGGCCGGGGCTGCTGGCATCGGCCATTGGCAGCCCCACCCAGCGCAGCAGCGGCTTGCTGCGGTTTCTGGGCGCTCCGCCGGCGGCGTGA